In the genome of Candoia aspera isolate rCanAsp1 chromosome 1, rCanAsp1.hap2, whole genome shotgun sequence, one region contains:
- the LOC134487430 gene encoding actin-like protein 9, with the protein MTVMKKDFARNKPGILTIKFPVRHGIIIDWEAAEALWWHIVQHDLKVAPEDHALLISDPPLSPTTNREKLLEVVFESLNFPEVYVAYQSVLSVYAHGKISGLVVDIGHAVTHTVPVHEGYNLPHAIEKMDIAGANVTSFLMDLLKDMGHYFDERMLDVIEDIKQKCCYVALDFETEWNCPEVDNTVEYQLPDGQMITLGKERFQCPEMLFNPPQMPGLALLGIHGMAQTSLMKVPEQIRKEMYENIMLCGGSSLFEGFERRFTQDITTNLETSTKIKVTAVPLRHYSVWTGGSVLASLKNFQSCWITKEQYQEYGPYIVHRMCY; encoded by the exons atgacggtgatgaaaaa AGACTTTGCAAGAAACAAGCCCGGGATCCTCACGATCAAA TTTCCAGTAAGGCATGGCATAATCATAGACTGGGAAGCAGCCGAAGCACTGTGGTGGCACATTGTCCAGCATGATCTCAAGGTTGCTCCAGAAGATCATGCACTTTTAATATCTGATCCTCCCCTCTCACCAACTACAAACAGAGAGAAGTTACTGGAGGTTGTTTTTGAGTCCCTCAATTTTCCTGAGGTTTATGTGGCATATCAGTCAGTATTGTCAGTGTATGCTCATGGAAAAATTAGTGGGTTGGTAGTAGATATAGGCCATGCTGTGACACATACTGTACCAGTCCATGAAGGATACAATTTGCCACATGCCATAGAAAAGATGGACATTGCTGGAGCCAATGTGACATCTTTTTTGATGGACCTCCTCAAAGACATGGGGCATTACTTTGATGAAAGAATGCTGGATGTGATTGAGGATATCAAACAAAAATGCTGTTATGTTGCACTTGATTTTGAGACTGAGTGGAATTGTCCAGAGGTAGACAATACAGTGGAGTACCAGTTACCAGATGGCCAAATGATCACTTTGGGGAAGGAGAGATTCCAGTGCCCTGAGATGTTGTTCAATCCACCGCAAATGCCTGGACTTGCTCTTCTGGGCATCCATGGCATGGCCCAAACAAGCTTAATGAAAGTTCCTGAACAAATAAGGAAGGAAATGTATGAAAATATAATGTTATGTGGAGGGTCATCACTTTTTGAAGGATTTGAAAGGAGATTCACTCAAGATATCACAACTAACTTGGAGACTAGCACAAAAATCAAAGTCACAGCTGTTCCACTGAGGCACTATTCTGTCTGGACAGGAGGTTCAGTTCTTGCTTCCCTGAAAAACTTCCAATCATGCTGGATCACAAAGGAGCAATACCAAGAGTATGGACCATATATTGTGCACAGGATGTGCTACTGA